In a genomic window of Pueribacillus theae:
- a CDS encoding polysaccharide deacetylase family protein — MKKKKMLKKSEQTVILAIASFIVFFIFLQVLPLQSSKERNEEVTAIASSKVTDVHTSDEENSQKESSEENQERELGHSSKEQPSAEEEPSEKEPKNKETEEENLAGGNKESSKEDLAGQGGNKEKQKIVYLTFDDGPSDVEEELLDLLGKYHAKATFFMLEPNMKKYPDAIKKMVNEGHAVGMHGVTHDIKKFYKSKSTVLEEMNKGQASLEEISGVRSFLIRTPYGSVPHMTPEYKQAVNEHGYKLWDWNVDSNDWKYRDGRYVENSINQIKKIEQSGGEPIILLHSKSSTLKHLSSLLDYLTENGYVMERIEEDMEPYHF; from the coding sequence ATGAAAAAGAAAAAAATGTTAAAAAAATCAGAGCAAACGGTTATTTTGGCTATTGCTTCGTTCATTGTATTTTTCATTTTTTTACAGGTATTGCCATTACAGTCTTCAAAAGAAAGAAATGAAGAAGTCACTGCAATTGCCAGTTCAAAAGTAACAGATGTACATACTTCAGATGAAGAAAATAGTCAAAAAGAGAGTTCGGAAGAAAATCAAGAAAGGGAACTTGGACATTCTTCAAAAGAACAACCCTCTGCTGAAGAAGAACCGTCTGAAAAAGAACCCAAGAATAAAGAAACTGAAGAAGAGAATCTAGCAGGAGGAAACAAGGAATCTTCCAAAGAGGATCTAGCGGGACAAGGCGGTAATAAAGAGAAACAAAAAATTGTATATTTAACTTTTGATGATGGGCCTTCTGATGTCGAGGAAGAACTATTGGATTTACTCGGTAAATATCATGCGAAAGCAACTTTTTTTATGTTGGAGCCAAACATGAAAAAGTATCCTGATGCGATCAAAAAAATGGTAAATGAAGGACATGCCGTTGGAATGCACGGAGTTACCCACGATATTAAAAAGTTTTACAAATCAAAGAGTACCGTTCTGGAAGAAATGAACAAAGGACAAGCCAGCCTTGAAGAAATCAGCGGTGTCCGTTCATTCTTAATCCGAACGCCATATGGCAGCGTGCCGCACATGACACCAGAGTACAAACAAGCGGTAAACGAGCACGGCTATAAATTATGGGATTGGAATGTTGACAGCAATGACTGGAAATACAGAGATGGGCGCTACGTAGAAAATTCAATCAACCAGATTAAAAAGATTGAGCAGTCGGGAGGAGAGCCAATTATCTTGTTACACAGCAAGTCTTCTACTCTCAAACATTTATCTAGTTTACTAGACTACCTGACAGAAAATGGCTACGTCATGGAAAGAATAGAGGAAGACATGGAGCCATATCATTTTTGA